The following coding sequences lie in one Miscanthus floridulus cultivar M001 chromosome 9, ASM1932011v1, whole genome shotgun sequence genomic window:
- the LOC136480048 gene encoding uncharacterized protein: MVYEDSALVINQLNKDWSYSSEKMDAYYAEIRKLEGKFYGIEYHHMVHDQNQLADHLSKLGSSHAVIPLGVFIQDLLAPSIKEDKEVEEVPPAKQLVLAVLLPIADWREQFIKYLTSVEVPADKTETKCLVHQSKLYMLVDGSLMRKSAKEGIL; this comes from the coding sequence ATGGTGTACGAGGACTccgcattggttatcaaccagctcaacaaagactggtcctattccagcgagaagatggatgcttactatgctgaaatcagaaagcttgaaggaaaattctatggtatcgagtatcaccacatggtacatgaccaaaatcaactcgccgaTCACTTATCCAAGCTTGGTTCTTCTCATGCCGTGATCCCGCTGGGGGTTTTTATTCAAGATCTCCTGgcaccatccatcaaagaagataaggaagttgaagaagttcctCCTGccaagcagttggtacttgcagtACTTTTGCcgatcgccgattggagggagcaattcatcaagtacctcaccagcgttgAGGTACCCGCAGACAAGACTGAAACTAAATGCCTAGTTCATCAGAGCAAGCTTTACATGCTGGTGGACGgtagcttgatgaggaaaagtgccaaggaagggatactgtag